CAAACGGCCGATACCAATCGATGGAGAGCCTTGCGGTCGACTTGGAGCGATTTCTCCGGGGAGAGGCGGTGGCAGCCAAAGCACACCACCGTCTCTACCAGCTTCGCAAAGCAGCCCGACGTTTCCGATGGCCATTATTGGTCGCTTCCGCCTTCGTAATCGTGATTCTTCTGGCTCAATGGGCCGTGTTTCGTGCCGAACAACGTCGACGCGAGGACGCCCGCCTCGCCGCCCTCGGACTCGACCTTGGCGGCCTTGTTCGGTTGGGCGCCGACTACCAGAAAGAGGGTGATGCCGACAAGGCGCTTGCTCTGTTCCAGACTGCCCTGCAACTCAGCCCTGATGAACCTGAATTGGATGCAGCCGCTGCATTTCGGTTTGACGCGCTCTACAGGTCGGCTACTGCGCACTACGAGAACCGTAGACCGGAGGAAGCAAGACCGTACGCCGACCAAGCTGAAGTATTGGCTGAGCGCCTTATTGAACGCGATCCCAATAATCCGCAGTGGCGGCGGTTCCGCGCAATCGCAGCCACGCTCCGAGCGGAGGACGCTTTCGCATCCAAGAATTGGGTGGGCTGCGTCGAACATCTGAACGAGGCTGTCCACACAATGCATGTCTTGCGGAACTCATCGCCCGGCAATACGGCCCTGGACTTGGATCTCGTTCGGTTTCTCTGCCGCCGAGCCACATGCCTGATGAAAGAAAAAGAGCTTCCCAGGGCGTTCGCAGATGCCAGGTTGTCCCGGGAGATTCTACTCCCCCTTTACAATGAGGACGTGCAGGACCTGAACTACGCTATAGAACTGGCAGTTGCTGAAGCGTCTCTAGCCGTCCTGAACATGACCCTCCGTACTACCGAGGGAAATGCCCGCGCCTCCGAATGGCTTGATTCCGCCGAGTCTCGCATACGCGCGATCCAAGCTCTCCCGGATTCAGAGGGTCGCGCGTGGTCCATCTCAAGGCTCATGGATTCCATTCAGGCAAATCGTAAGATACTCGCTAAGCGGCTGGCTGCGTCTCAAGAAGGCCGCTAGGTTGGATTAGTGGACATCGGAGGTACTTCAACCGGCTCCTCGTCCCCTTCCTTGATCGGCTCCTCGTCTTCCGCGAGCCGGGCGCGATACGTCAAGCTCGCCGTGGTTGAATAGGGCTGTCCTCCCGGTGGCGGAAGATAGACCTCGCCGATCAACTCATAGCCGAGATCACCGTCCATCGGATCAGCGGCTTCGGCCACTCCGCCCACCTGCGGAGGCAATACGAATTCGCTCACCTCCGGTTGCTGCGGGTTAACGTGATCTACCCACCACAGTCCATCCTGCGAACCAATACTCGGCGCCAAATCAGTCCACGCCGATTCTTCACCGCGGTCCAGCCGGCGGATCGTCAGCGATTGAACCGCCCAGCCGACGCTGTCAACGACGACGTCGGCCGCTTTGAGTTCCAGGCTGAAAACCAGAACGACCGCACTCTCCGGGTCGTTCGGGTCTTCGTGGATGTCGAATTCCACGACTCGACCAGTGGGAAGCTGAGCGGATGCGACACCCGTGACAGTTAGCAGCGACCCCATGAGCCAAGACACTTTACGCAACATTGACATGACGAAGCCTCCCAGAATTGCGCAGAATCCGGGCACCACCGATCGACGGATCGGCGCTCGGACTCAGCCGGTCATTCCGCGTGTGAATGAATGGCGACGGTGCGGCGAGTCAGGGGATTCGACGGATTGCCGCCCTGTTGTCTGGGATACTAAATGCCAAGCAAGCGCAGCGCGCTCGCGCTTCACTGGATCATCGATTTGGCCCGCGTGTACGCACGTTATGGGACGTGGAGTCGTTCAACGGCAAGCTACGCGAGGAGTTGCGCAACGGGGGAATCTTCTACACGCTCACAGAGGCGAAAATCCTGATCGAGCGCTGGCGGGTGCACTACAACGGGCTTCTGCCACGCATCGCGCTGGACTACGGGCCCCAGCCTCGGAGGCCCTCGCCGCGCCGAACAGCAGCGGGCTGCGCTCCGTGGCGTGGGGACTAAATTCCACCCGCCGCTGGGCGGCAGACTACGGCCGGTGCAAGCTGGGAGCTGGCATCAAGACCGGGAAAAGTCAGTCGATCAAAACGCGGTCGACATTCACCGAACCGTTCTTACGGGGGAGTCTCAGGAAGGATGTTCTCGGCAAGGTAGCGGCCTGCGGTACGGCCTCGTCCACCATCCGTAACCGACAATCAGAATCAGCACGGGGGAAAGAGGACGGTGTGTCCGGGCTGCTCACAAGCCCGACCACAACGAATCAGCCCGTCTCACTCGACACCTCATCAAATATGGCAGCTAGAGAGACTTGTTTCGGTGTTGTGTTCGCAGAGGCCAGCACAACGCCGCAAGCTCACCAGGCTATGGGCGAGGTGAATCGAAGTCCTTGCCGAGAAACGGGAGAAACCGCTTTCTTGATACAGAAACAGCCGCTTTGCCAGAGCCTGCGAGAGAATCCGACCTGACCGCTCGCGACCCGTTCTGACCGTTTGAGGCTGTCGAAAGCTCGTTCTCGCGTGCTTCCATCTTGCATTTGCCTCGCGAAGCAATGCGACGGATCGGAATTGCTGCCCAATTGCTTCATTGTCACCCTGTCCAGCCGGTGCGGTTGTCCGTCAGTCTATGCTTTCCGGGAAACCGTCGACCAAACGACGTCTATTTGCTGTGCAACAACTCCGCCACGGTTGCCTGAACTGCGACCCGGCGTTTACGTTCATTCGTGGGCACCTGATCGAGGATCCGGGTGAGGGCGTCCTGGGGTGTACTGCAATGCGCAATCGCCTTGCGTATGAGCGGCGTCAACTCCAGGAGGGCCCTCTCGCGTTCCTGGCGAATCAGGGACCGCTCGCGGTAGCGCACAGTGTCCCAGACGCGGACCGTTCGATCTCCCGATCCAGAGATGAGCTGCGTTCCATCCGGGCTGAACGCCACTGACCAGACAAAGGAAGTGTGACCCTGAAGCTGGACGATCTCCTCGAACGTTTGCGCATCCCACAGACGGAGTGAATCTCGAGCTGCAGTTGCAATCCGGGTGAAGTCGGGAGAGTATGCAATGGCGTAAACGTTCTCGGCATGCCCTTGGAGCTGACCGATCTCCTGCCCGGCGGTGAGGTCCCATACCAATACGGTCGTACGGTCCCGGTCCAAACGTGCGGCCAGAATCACGTGACGCGCGGGCGTCAAGCCAAACGCGAATGCACCGGAAATGTCCGGTACATCGCAGCGCTTCCCAGTCGTCAAGTCGAACACGCCGATATCGACCCCGGAGTCGGATCGCGCCGTTCGTGGGTCCGACGACCCTGCCGGTGCATATCGAATGAGGAATTTGCCGTTCGGACCGAAGAGCGGGGAGTGACGATGAGATGGATCCTGCTCCTGCCGCTGCTCAATAGCGCCTGTATCCGTGTTCCAGACGAGCCAGCCCGCCGCCGTCGTCGACGGTAGAACGACATGTACTGAGTCCGCATCAAACGAGAGCGCGCGGGCGGCGAGCCTGCCACGCGGATCCAACACTTCGGCGTCAGGCAGTGGCAAGGTCGAGCCCGAGGTGAGGTCCCAAGCGACAAGCCCGTCATTGGTGACCGCGGCTAAACGTGCCATATTCGGGCTGAAGCAAAGCGCTGTAACAACATCTGCTTCGATCAGAATCGTGGCGAATACCGTGTGGGACTCCGAATCCGCGAGTCGGATCGAGTTGTCCCAGCCGGCGGAAGCAATCAGTGAGCCGTCCGGGCTGAACACGACCGGAAAAACGATGTTGTCGTGTCGAGCAAGGACGCCGACGGGTTCGCTCCGCTCGTTGTCCCATACTCGGATCGTGCGGTCCTCACCCGTTGTCGCAATTAACGAGCCATCCGGCGAGAAAGTCACGTGCCAGATTGCTCGGCCATGACCGTGCAGCACCTTCAGCGGGGCCAGTGTGTCGGCGGTCCAAATGCGCACCGTACGGTCCAGGCTGACGGACGCGATTCGCTCGCCGCCAGGGCCAAAGGCGACATCCGTAACTGCGTGGCGGTGTCCTCTGCCCGTCGCGGTGGGCAGCCTGCTCGTGACGTCCCACAGCATCACGGTGGCGTCCTGCATCCCGAGTACCAGATGGCGGCCGTCGGCTGAGAACGCGACGGAACGCACGAAGTCGGGTACATCGAGCAACGGGAGTATGGCGTCGGTTGACGCATCCCAAATGACCGGCAGACCCCTTAGTGCTGCTGCGATCGCGATCGTGCCGTCCTCAAAGAGGGCCATATTGGTGATACCGGTTTGACGACGATCCACGGCAAGCACGGCGGTGCTCTGCGCGACAAGATCGATGCGCCAAACGCGCTCAGGACCGGCTACTGCTACATAGCGGGCGTCGCCGCTGGTCAGAAGGTGGCCCGGCGCGCGCACGTCAGTTGCTCCGAGCCGGGTAAGGCTGTAGGTATTCTCGTGCCCTTCGAAGACGACTGTGAGCAAATCGCCCGCAAGTGAAGCCTCAGCAGCTCCATTTCGACTTCGGGCGTACAGCGGCGCTGATTTCTCGAGACGTGAGACGCGGGCGCCCGTGCGCGGATCCCAGACTGATACCAAATCGCCAAGTGGCACATGCAGCATGCAGTCGGCCCCGCTCGTAACAAAGTATGGCTTGCCCGGCGTGGCAGAGCCGGGCATCTCGATATCTGCGAGACTGTGGTCCAAGCGGGAATAAAGGTGCTTCCACTCCCAGCGCCTCAGCGATGGGGGGATCTCCTCGAGATCATGCCGGGCGAGTGCAATATTGTGTGTCGTAAGTTCGGAAGCGGCGGCAGTAATGCTCGCCCTGTATGCGAGCTGGCGGCTGCGGATTTCCTCCGCCTGAGCGCGATCGCGCGCCGCGGTGGCGACGACGGCCTCTTGGACTGCCACGATCAGGCCGATGAGGACGGCGATGGTGCCGACCAGGGTGCCAGCAACAAA
The genomic region above belongs to Phycisphaerae bacterium and contains:
- a CDS encoding protein kinase, yielding MSRDRADWIRSLFAAALELEHDARAAYLRDSCGDDTAARAEIESLLAAEEDTPDSFMEMPALPSFLGAGAAATGSGGFPPDRIGQYHIVRVLGEGGMSVVYLAEQDHPRRQVAVKVIRPGTMSGSMYARFQYEAHVLGQLKHDGIAQIYEAGTEQTPSGPLPFFAMEYVEGKALDRYVQDHDPTTTARLQILALICDAVHHAHQRGVLHRDLKPANVIVTKRRGEGDATPRHGADDVGRPKVLDFGVARAINSDLQLTTLVTRPGQIIGTIPYMSPEQIQGDPDNLDVRSDVYALGVIGYQLLADRLPHDLANRSIIDAARIVQETDPPSIAAIIPSLRGDVSTIIAKAMEKSKDRRYQSAAEMAADIRRYLDDEPISARPPTTLYQIKKFAKRHKGFVAGTLVGTIAVLIGLIVAVQEAVVATAARDRAQAEEIRSRQLAYRASITAAASELTTHNIALARHDLEEIPPSLRRWEWKHLYSRLDHSLADIEMPGSATPGKPYFVTSGADCMLHVPLGDLVSVWDPRTGARVSRLEKSAPLYARSRNGAAEASLAGDLLTVVFEGHENTYSLTRLGATDVRAPGHLLTSGDARYVAVAGPERVWRIDLVAQSTAVLAVDRRQTGITNMALFEDGTIAIAAALRGLPVIWDASTDAILPLLDVPDFVRSVAFSADGRHLVLGMQDATVMLWDVTSRLPTATGRGHRHAVTDVAFGPGGERIASVSLDRTVRIWTADTLAPLKVLHGHGRAIWHVTFSPDGSLIATTGEDRTIRVWDNERSEPVGVLARHDNIVFPVVFSPDGSLIASAGWDNSIRLADSESHTVFATILIEADVVTALCFSPNMARLAAVTNDGLVAWDLTSGSTLPLPDAEVLDPRGRLAARALSFDADSVHVVLPSTTAAGWLVWNTDTGAIEQRQEQDPSHRHSPLFGPNGKFLIRYAPAGSSDPRTARSDSGVDIGVFDLTTGKRCDVPDISGAFAFGLTPARHVILAARLDRDRTTVLVWDLTAGQEIGQLQGHAENVYAIAYSPDFTRIATAARDSLRLWDAQTFEEIVQLQGHTSFVWSVAFSPDGTQLISGSGDRTVRVWDTVRYRERSLIRQERERALLELTPLIRKAIAHCSTPQDALTRILDQVPTNERKRRVAVQATVAELLHSK